The Acinetobacter chinensis genomic sequence TTATGACAGAGGGGAATCAGCGACAGCCTTCACTGGACTCAGGATTTTCCTTTGTAAATGTAAAGCCTGTAATCGGCATGCCGGCCATGGTTCTGACATCATAAGCATCTCCTGTTGTTTCAAGAATGATGTAGTACTTCTGACCGGCAGGCTGAAGCGCCATGGAATAGGTTGATCCCTGACGACCCTCGTCAAAACTGAAACAGCCATGTTTCAGTTTGTCTGTGGCGGTACGGATAGTATCCTTACCCAGCTGAAGGGTTTTACCTCCTGTTGTGATGACAGGGCTGCCGGATTTTCTGCCGGTCTGTGTCACACTGAACTGACTCAGTCCCTTTGAAGGGTGGCTGGCATAAATGCTCAGATTCCCCAGCGTCCAGTTGCTGAACTGTGCTGTACCGGATTCAGGTTTGCCAAACTTCTGAATCAGTGTTGAACGTGTATCACTCATGGTTACTTTTTTACCACTGACCGTCATCTGATCTGCTGCAAAAGCAGAAGTGGCAGAGGCGGACAGTAATAATGCGGTGATCAGTTTTTTCATTTTAGTTCCTTAATATGTTATGTGTTTTTTCAGATTATTTTGAACGCAGGGCAATAATGCCGATGATGATCAGGATGATCATGCCCCCGATAAATTTTCCCACTGACGGAAACATCACTGCAGGCCAGATCACACCCTGGCCGAGATGATAGGCAAAGGACTTGTAGCTGTACTGTCCCCAGAAGCTCTGATAGAGCGTATAAAGAAGACCGATGATAAAATAGCCGCTGATCAGCCATGATTTAATGGATGGATTCATTTATTTCCCCCAAATGCGAATTGAGCAAGTAAGTAGAAAAGCCCGAACAGAATCATCATTCCGATGAAGGGCAATCCCAGGAAAAGGATGACTGCGGTGATGCAGATAATACCGGCAATAATCCTCATGCCTTACTCCTTCAGACACTGATAAGTACTGTTGATCATTTCCCTGTGAAAGGCTTCGGTCTGCTGGATGGTACGGATTTCACGCTCCAGTGCATCAGCACCGAATTTCTTTTCAAGCTTGCTGTAGATACAGCTGCACGTGGCAGTGTCACCACCGCCGGATCTGCATCCACTGATGAACTGACGTTCGGACTTACCGGCACAGCCTGTAAGCAGAAGCACAGTCAAAGCGATGGATGTCATGAAGAATGAAGTTTTCATTCGCCCCCTTAAAATTTATTGTTCTGGTTCTTCTGGAACAGGAATTTTTTATCCGTCTGAATCGGCATAAAAGACAGGCGTAAGCCGTCCACAGGACATGACCGTCTTCAGGTCAGTTCAGGCAGAAATAAAATCTGTAAATTTAAGTCAGGGCAGTGCTGCAGCCCAGGCAGGCTGAAGAGAAAACAGCAGTACGGGATAATGCTTGGTCATGATGATGACTCCTTTGGGTATAAAGAAGCTTCACCACATTACTGCTAAATAATGGTGGCGAAACGAAAAGGGGTTAGCAGACTGATACCCAAAAAGATCAGCACACCCGGAGGTGTCCCCCTCCCGTTCCGCCGCAGAGGGGGACACGCAGGGTCGCCCACCAAAAAGATGAACTTTTTAGTGTGCTTTGGGTAAGCGGTCTGCTAAAACCGGCTGGCAATGTAGACCAGCATCCAAATCATAATCGCAGAGCAGCACAAGGTCAATCACAGCCGGCAGGTTCAGCTGAAAAGCTGTTCGCTTACCGACCGTTCCCGATTTCAATATATTTCAGATATATAACATTTACATGAATCTTCACGCAGATTGAACACTGCATGATTTACCCCTTTGGCCTGCTTTTTCAGCAGGTCTTTTTTATGCCCGGAATCTGAACTGGATCATTTTAAAAACAGCAATTTTTTTAAGGAAATTATCATGGCACATCAAATTGAAAATATGGCTTATGTGGGACAGACCCCATGGCATGGTCTTGGCAGTCAGCTCAGTCAGAACCAGCCCATTGACGTCTGGGCACAGCAGGCCGGCATGGACTGGCAGATTGAATCCTCAAATGTCAGTTATATGGCACAGAATGAACGGGGACAGAGCATCATCATGCCCTATGAGGAGCAGCGGGTGTTATACCGTTCAGATACTCATGCTCCGTTGTCTGTGGTCAGTCAGCGTTATCAGGAAGTCCAGCCCCGGGAGATACTGGAGTTTTACCGTGACCTGACCGAACAGTCCGGCTTTGAACTGGAAACTGCAGGTGTGCTGAAAGGTGGCAGGAAATTCTGGGCATTGGCCAAAACAGGTCAAACCTCAGCCTTAAAAGGCAAAGATGTCAGCAATGGTTATATTTTACTGGCAACAGGATGTGACGGTACCCTGGCGACCACAGCACAGTTCACCAGTATCAGGGTGGTCTGCAACAACACCCTGGCGATTGCCCTCAAAGGGCAGAACTGCAGTGCAGGTGTAGTCAAGGTTCCGCATAGTACCCGGTTTGATGCAGAGAAAATTAAACAGCAACTGGGGATTTCAGTGCGTACATGGGATGAACATATGTATGAAATGAAACAGCTGACACAGCGTAAGGTTACTCAGACTGAAGCAGCAGCCTATTTTGATGCGGTGTTCAACAGCACCGGCATGAATGTGACCGATCAGGAGGACAGTATCATTCAGTTCTACCGGGGGGTGGCAGCTCAGGCAGCGCAATCGGTTAAGAGGGAAAAATCTGAACCGAATGCAAGAGCCATGACAAAAACCATGGAAATGTTCAATGGTCAGGGGCGTGGTGCAGAACTCAGCTCAGCAAAAGGTACAGCCTATGGTCTGCTGTGCAGTATTACTGAGTTTGCTGATCATGAGCGTCGGGCAATGAGTCAGGATCACCGGCTTGACTCAGCATGGTTCGGTGCAGGTGCTGGACTTAAGCAGCGTGGACTGGAACAGGCTTTAAGCATGATTGCTTAAGCCTGACCGCTGACCTGTACTGTGAGCAGCGCCCTGGGTCTGTGTACAGGTTCTCCAGTCTCCATCTCAGAAATATCTGATTGACGGCATTCAAAAGCTGTGTCTTCGGGCACGGCTTTTTTATGCCCGAAATTTATAAAACAGGAAATAATGATGAATACAGCTCTGAACAGCTCTCTGAATGTAACACCGAATCCCGCAGTCAACAGCTATGCCGGTCGTCCTAAACTGTTTACCGCAAAACGCTTTGTGGATACCCGAAAACTCAGTCAGGCCGAATGGCTGGAAGTGCGCCGGCAAGGCATCGGCAGCAGTGACTGTGCCGCAGCATGTGGACTGAATCCCTATATGTCGATGCTTGAACTGTGGATGATTAAAACAGGACGGATTCAACAATCCATTGAAGATGAAAGTGAAGGGCATGCACCACTGTACTGGGGAAAATGCCTGGAGCCTTTAGTGGCTGAATACTACAGCATGCATACCGGCTATAAAGTCCGCAGGGTCAATGCTGTTCTGCAGCATCCCGATCCTGACAGGCATTTCATGCTGGCCAACCTGGATTATGCCGTCACAGGGGATGCCGATGTACAGATACTTGAATGTAAAACAGCCGGAGAACACGGTGCCAGACTATGGCGCGATGGTGTGCCGCTGTATGTGCTGTGTCAGGTACAGCATCAGCTAGCCGTCACCGGCAGGAAGGCGGCACATATCTGTGTGCTGATCTGCGGACATGAAACCCGTATCTTTAAAGTGACCCGCTCAGAATCAGTGATTCAGCACATCATCCAGGCAGAACGTTACTTCTGGGAGTGTGTTGAAAAGGATACACCACCTGAAGCCGATGCCAGTGCGTCGGCAGCCAGAGCATTGCAGCAGCTGTATCCTGAGCATGTACCGCTGAGTACAACTGACTTATCTGGGGATGATCAGGCCAGTCAACAGTTTGAACAGCTGATTCAGGCACGCAATCACATAGAAAAGTATCAGGAACAGTTTGATCTGCTGAAACATCAGCTGCAGGCCAGAATGCAGAACACTGAACGGGCAACCTTTAAAACAGGTTCAGTGACGTGGAAAAAGGCGAAGGACTCGGTCAGTTTAAACAGTAAGGCTTTACTGAAACTGCATCCTGAATATCTGAATCAGTTTCCACAGGCTAAACAGGGTTCAAGACGTTTCAGTATCTATGCCGATTAGCCTAAGCAGAACATTCAGCAGTGATCCAGACATCCCATGCCAGGCCGCATGGGATTTTTTTATGCAGATTTCATTCTGATCAGGCAAATCAGAATATTTAAACAGAAGAGGTAATGATCATGATCAAAGGTTTAGCAATTACACCACCTGTACTGGGACGGATCAGTATAGGCAGGATGGTTGAAAAGAACGGCAAACGTATCCCTGAAAAGGATGATCAGTTCACCGTCACCAGTCAGATTCAGAATAAGGATGGATGGGTGAAACATCCTTTAGATGAGCAGCTGCGTGCCAAAGCACAGAACCAAAAGCTAAGAAGTATTCCGGTACGGATGATCTTCAATGATTCTGATCTCAACCTGAGAGCGGAATATACCTTATTTGACCGTCAGACAGGACGTCCCATATGTGTCGGCAATGGAGAAAGCTGCCAGCGACTGACTAGTCAGGGCGTAGAGCAGTATCCATGCCCGTCTCCTGACTTATGTCCACTGGGACAGAGTGGACTCTGTAAGCCTTATGGACGCCTTTATGTCAATCTGGATGAATCTGATGAACTTGGGACATTTATTTTTAGAACCACGGGTTTTAACAGTATTCGGACGTTGGCAGCACGGTTGAGTTATTACCATGCTGCATCGAATGGTCTGTTGTCATGCCTTCCACTGCAACTGACACTTCGGGGTAAGTCCACCACACAAAGCTATCGAACGCCTGTGTATTACGTGGATCTGACGCTCAGAGATGGGACAGACCTGCAGCAGGCCATTCAGATGGCGAAGGATATTGATCAGCAGGGTAAGCAAAGTGGTTTTAATCAGGAGGCACTGGATCGCACAGCGAGGCATGGCTATGACAATGTGAGGTTTGAAATGAACAGTGAAGATGGTGTGGAAGCGGTTGAAGAGTTTTATTCTGGTGAAGAACAGTGGGATCAGAAGCAGGACAAGGGATTAAGCCTGGTACAGGATCTTCAGCAGGGATTGCAGAAATCAGTTCATGCTGTGAACTCCTGAAAGTGAAACTTTACACAGGAGGCCGATCATTTGAGCGAATACCCGCTCGCATCAGTGATCAGGAGTAAACATCATGAATGCGTTCACAGGTCAGACTTTTCAGATGAATCAGATTATCAATATTAAAGAAGTGATCAAATTTGTAGGTGTAGGTAGATCAACAATTTATGAAATGATTAATGCAAATTGAAAATACTACGACTCGACTATTTCAAAGCTTATAGTCGAATGATATTTCCGAAAGCCCCGATAAAAAAATAAGACATCAAAGCTATAGCTCTGATGTCTTATAAGTTTAGTCTTTATTATTCATCGGCATTCTTTAAGTTGATGCCTTCGATATTATTTACGATTTTCTTTGATTCTGAACATTTAACAGTAGCTAACAGCTTCCTGTTTTGTATAACCTCAACACCTGAACCTGAATATTCCTGAAATTTATCAACAGTGTTAAACACTGAATACACTGTATTCCCATTAGGAATATTTACAGAGTAACTCATATGTCTACCAATTCCATTCCACTGTTGAGTCGTTACTCGATTACGAGGCACAGCAATGGACAGTTCTGGTGAACTAGCTTTTCCAAAAGAGTAGCTAATAGATTTTCCTGCGTCACATACTTGAATAGTTTTATTATTCGCTGTCGTGCAAGAGAAGACTGTTTTTGTATTGCCAGGACATGCAGCTAAGACATTGCCGCTTACCGCTAATAATGTAATGAATAAAAATTGATTCTTCATTTTCCCCTCAGAAATAGAATTTATAAAAAAATAATTATAAACAATATTTTGCATTAGTTAAATTATTATATTTTATGTA encodes the following:
- a CDS encoding DUF932 domain-containing protein codes for the protein MAHQIENMAYVGQTPWHGLGSQLSQNQPIDVWAQQAGMDWQIESSNVSYMAQNERGQSIIMPYEEQRVLYRSDTHAPLSVVSQRYQEVQPREILEFYRDLTEQSGFELETAGVLKGGRKFWALAKTGQTSALKGKDVSNGYILLATGCDGTLATTAQFTSIRVVCNNTLAIALKGQNCSAGVVKVPHSTRFDAEKIKQQLGISVRTWDEHMYEMKQLTQRKVTQTEAAAYFDAVFNSTGMNVTDQEDSIIQFYRGVAAQAAQSVKREKSEPNARAMTKTMEMFNGQGRGAELSSAKGTAYGLLCSITEFADHERRAMSQDHRLDSAWFGAGAGLKQRGLEQALSMIA
- a CDS encoding YqaJ viral recombinase family nuclease, with protein sequence MNTALNSSLNVTPNPAVNSYAGRPKLFTAKRFVDTRKLSQAEWLEVRRQGIGSSDCAAACGLNPYMSMLELWMIKTGRIQQSIEDESEGHAPLYWGKCLEPLVAEYYSMHTGYKVRRVNAVLQHPDPDRHFMLANLDYAVTGDADVQILECKTAGEHGARLWRDGVPLYVLCQVQHQLAVTGRKAAHICVLICGHETRIFKVTRSESVIQHIIQAERYFWECVEKDTPPEADASASAARALQQLYPEHVPLSTTDLSGDDQASQQFEQLIQARNHIEKYQEQFDLLKHQLQARMQNTERATFKTGSVTWKKAKDSVSLNSKALLKLHPEYLNQFPQAKQGSRRFSIYAD
- a CDS encoding recombination directionality factor, translating into MIKGLAITPPVLGRISIGRMVEKNGKRIPEKDDQFTVTSQIQNKDGWVKHPLDEQLRAKAQNQKLRSIPVRMIFNDSDLNLRAEYTLFDRQTGRPICVGNGESCQRLTSQGVEQYPCPSPDLCPLGQSGLCKPYGRLYVNLDESDELGTFIFRTTGFNSIRTLAARLSYYHAASNGLLSCLPLQLTLRGKSTTQSYRTPVYYVDLTLRDGTDLQQAIQMAKDIDQQGKQSGFNQEALDRTARHGYDNVRFEMNSEDGVEAVEEFYSGEEQWDQKQDKGLSLVQDLQQGLQKSVHAVNS